The following are encoded in a window of Castanea sativa cultivar Marrone di Chiusa Pesio chromosome 5, ASM4071231v1 genomic DNA:
- the LOC142634426 gene encoding G-type lectin S-receptor-like serine/threonine-protein kinase RKS1 isoform X4, protein MFNSLILIILFFKFCTSLDTLTTNQSIKDGQSLISKHNNFALGFFSPGNSSYKYLGIWYVKVTPQTVVWVANRNDPIIDSSGVLSINHYGDLVLHDSNNRLPLWSTNVSVQDQVTTSSVAQLHDSGNLVLVQDNNKKELWQSFDHPTDTLLPNMKFGLHLMTGINTFLTSWKSKDDPGTGNYSLKMNPNGSPQSFLYNGSTPYWRTSPWPWPSTPTTEKYNFVNNQDEISFSYSVDDPSIMTRVVLDSTGLLQKLVWDDGVHQWKEQWSAPKYRCEKYGRCGSYSKCSPDNINRFECMCLPGYEPKSHRDWDLRDASNGCVRKHLELSVCGNGEGFVKVERLKLPDSSFNVARIGMGTGSSECEQACLMNCSCTAFTTMNIDGKGTSCLAWYGELMDILEYTGEGSDLNVRVDAIELAKYLRKSKGSLSKQRKLAIALVSIVVPMLPVSLVAYIWLMKKKKTKGKRKVHNQSLNFASTKGSFKGHELHDSSTYPDLPIFDLSCIADATENFSPTNKLGQGGFGSVFKGQLSNGKHIAVKRLSKSSRQGIEEFKNEVMLIAKLQHRNLVKLLGCCIEEDETMLIYEYMPNKSLDSIIFDHTRASFLNWKKRFEIILGIARGILYLHQDSRLKIIHRDLKASNVLLDAEMNPKISDFGMARIFKEDQTQYKTTRVVGT, encoded by the exons ATGTTCAACTCTTTGATTCTAATCATtctcttcttcaaattttgcaCTTCCCTTGACACCTTAACGACAAACCAATCCATCAAGGATGGCCAATCTTTGATTTCCAAACACAACAATTTTGCCTTAGGCTTCTTCAGCCCTGGCAACTCTAGCTACAAGTATCTTGGCATTTGGTATGTCAAAGTGACACCACAAACTGTTGTGTGGGTTGCAAATAGGAACGATCCTATTATTGATTCTTCTGGAGTTCTCTCAATCAACCATTATGGAGATCTTGTCCTCCATGACAGTAATAACCGCCTACCACTTTGGTCTACAAATGTTTCTGTCCAAGACCAAGTGACAACCTCCTCAGTAGCTCAGCTTCATGATTCAGGAAACTTGGTATTAGTCCAGGACAATAACAAAAAGGAGTTGTGGCAAAGCTTTGACCATCCTACAGATACTCTGCTTCCAAACATGAAGTTTGGCTTGCATCTTATGACTGGGATAAACACGTTCCTAACATCTTGGAAGTCAAAAGATGACCCTGGAACTGGAAACTATAGCCTTAAGATGAATCCTAATGGCTCTCCACAATCGTTTTTGTACAACGGTTCAACCCCATATTGGAGAACAAGTCCTTGGCCATGGCCTAGTACGCCAACAACTGAAAAGTACAATTTTGTTAACAATCAAGATGAGATATCTTTCAGCTACTCTGTTGATGACCCTTCCATCATGACAAGAGTAGTGTTGGACAGCACTGGACTGCTTCAGAAACTTGTGTGGGATGATGGTGTTCATCAGTGGAAGGAACAATGGTCAGCACCTAAATACCGGTGTGAAAAGTATGGACGGTGTGGTTCATATAGTAAATGTAGTCCTGATAATATTAATAGGTTTGAGTGTATGTGTTTGCCAGGGTATGAGCCTAAGTCGCATAGAGATTGGGATCTCAGAGATGCTTCAAACGGGTGTGTGAGGAAGCACTTGGAGTTATCTGTGTGTGGGAATGGAGAAGGATTTGTGAAAGTGGAGCGTTTGAAGCTTCCCGATTCATCATTCAATGTAGCTCGGATAGGGATGGGTACGGGTAGCTCTGAATGTGAGCAGGCATGCTTGATGAATTGTTCTTGTACAGCTTTCACCACCATGAATATTGATGGGAAGGGAACCAGTTGCTTGGCATGGTATGGTGAATTAATGGACATTCTAGAGTACACAGGTGAAGGGTCAGATCTAAACGTTCGTGTGGATGCGATTGAGTTAG CGAAGTATCTAAGGAAATCCAAAGGCTCTCTTAGCAAGCAGAGGAAGCTGGCTATTGCATTAGTGTCTATTGTTGTGCCAATGTTACCGGTATCCTTAGTAGCCTATATTTGgctaatgaagaagaagaaaacaaaag GGAAGAGAAAAGTGCACAATCAATCATTAAATTTTGCGAGTACCAAAGGCTCTTTCAAGGGGCATGAGCTCCACGACAGTAGTACATATCCAGATTTACCGATTTTCGATCTAAGCTGCATAGCTGATGCCACTGAAAATTTCTCTCCGACCAACAAACTTGGGCAAGGTGGTTTTGGCTCTGTATTTAAG GGCCAATTATCTAATGGAAAACATATAGCTGTAAAAAGGCTGTCCAAGAGTTCTAGACAAGGAATAGAAGAATTCAAAAATGAAGTTATGTTGATTGCAAAACTTCAACACAGGAATCTTGTCAAATTGTTAGGCTGTTGCATTGAAGAGGATGAAACAATGCTTATATATGAATACATGCCCAACAAAAGTTTAGACtctattatttttg ATCATACAAGAGCATCATTCCTAAATTGGAAGAAACGCTTTGAAATCATCCTTGGGATTGCTCGAGGAATTTTGTACCTTCACCAAGACTCAAGACTAAAAATAATCCATAGGGATCTTAAAGCCAGCAATGTTCTTCTAGATGCCGAGATGAATCCCAAGATTTCAGATTTTGGCATGGCTCGTATATTCAAAGAGGACCAAACTCAATATAAGACAACCAGAGTTGTCGGAACATAG
- the LOC142634426 gene encoding G-type lectin S-receptor-like serine/threonine-protein kinase RKS1 isoform X3, protein MFNSLILIILFFKFCTSLDTLTTNQSIKDGQSLISKHNNFALGFFSPGNSSYKYLGIWYVKVTPQTVVWVANRNDPIIDSSGVLSINHYGDLVLHDSNNRLPLWSTNVSVQDQVTTSSVAQLHDSGNLVLVQDNNKKELWQSFDHPTDTLLPNMKFGLHLMTGINTFLTSWKSKDDPGTGNYSLKMNPNGSPQSFLYNGSTPYWRTSPWPWPSTPTTEKYNFVNNQDEISFSYSVDDPSIMTRVVLDSTGLLQKLVWDDGVHQWKEQWSAPKYRCEKYGRCGSYSKCSPDNINRFECMCLPGYEPKSHRDWDLRDASNGCVRKHLELSVCGNGEGFVKVERLKLPDSSFNVARIGMGTGSSECEQACLMNCSCTAFTTMNIDGKGTSCLAWYGELMDILEYTGEGSDLNVRVDAIELAKYLRKSKGSLSKQRKLAIALVSIVVPMLPVSLVAYIWLMKKKKTKGKRKVHNQSLNFASTKGSFKGHELHDSSTYPDLPIFDLSCIADATENFSPTNKLGQGGFGSVFKGQLSNGKHIAVKRLSKSSRQGIEEFKNEVMLIAKLQHRNLVKLLGCCIEEDETMLIYEYMPNKSLDSIIFDHTRASFLNWKKRFEIILGIARGILYLHQDSRLKIIHRDLKASNVLLDAEMNPKISDFGMARIFKEDQTQYKTTRVVGTYGYMSPEYVVYGQFSTKSDVFSFGVILLEIVSGKKNCDSYQEHHSQNLIGHVWELWREDRALDIVDSSIKESYVSDEVLRCIQTFQKIGLSHKRSFLFYK, encoded by the exons ATGTTCAACTCTTTGATTCTAATCATtctcttcttcaaattttgcaCTTCCCTTGACACCTTAACGACAAACCAATCCATCAAGGATGGCCAATCTTTGATTTCCAAACACAACAATTTTGCCTTAGGCTTCTTCAGCCCTGGCAACTCTAGCTACAAGTATCTTGGCATTTGGTATGTCAAAGTGACACCACAAACTGTTGTGTGGGTTGCAAATAGGAACGATCCTATTATTGATTCTTCTGGAGTTCTCTCAATCAACCATTATGGAGATCTTGTCCTCCATGACAGTAATAACCGCCTACCACTTTGGTCTACAAATGTTTCTGTCCAAGACCAAGTGACAACCTCCTCAGTAGCTCAGCTTCATGATTCAGGAAACTTGGTATTAGTCCAGGACAATAACAAAAAGGAGTTGTGGCAAAGCTTTGACCATCCTACAGATACTCTGCTTCCAAACATGAAGTTTGGCTTGCATCTTATGACTGGGATAAACACGTTCCTAACATCTTGGAAGTCAAAAGATGACCCTGGAACTGGAAACTATAGCCTTAAGATGAATCCTAATGGCTCTCCACAATCGTTTTTGTACAACGGTTCAACCCCATATTGGAGAACAAGTCCTTGGCCATGGCCTAGTACGCCAACAACTGAAAAGTACAATTTTGTTAACAATCAAGATGAGATATCTTTCAGCTACTCTGTTGATGACCCTTCCATCATGACAAGAGTAGTGTTGGACAGCACTGGACTGCTTCAGAAACTTGTGTGGGATGATGGTGTTCATCAGTGGAAGGAACAATGGTCAGCACCTAAATACCGGTGTGAAAAGTATGGACGGTGTGGTTCATATAGTAAATGTAGTCCTGATAATATTAATAGGTTTGAGTGTATGTGTTTGCCAGGGTATGAGCCTAAGTCGCATAGAGATTGGGATCTCAGAGATGCTTCAAACGGGTGTGTGAGGAAGCACTTGGAGTTATCTGTGTGTGGGAATGGAGAAGGATTTGTGAAAGTGGAGCGTTTGAAGCTTCCCGATTCATCATTCAATGTAGCTCGGATAGGGATGGGTACGGGTAGCTCTGAATGTGAGCAGGCATGCTTGATGAATTGTTCTTGTACAGCTTTCACCACCATGAATATTGATGGGAAGGGAACCAGTTGCTTGGCATGGTATGGTGAATTAATGGACATTCTAGAGTACACAGGTGAAGGGTCAGATCTAAACGTTCGTGTGGATGCGATTGAGTTAG CGAAGTATCTAAGGAAATCCAAAGGCTCTCTTAGCAAGCAGAGGAAGCTGGCTATTGCATTAGTGTCTATTGTTGTGCCAATGTTACCGGTATCCTTAGTAGCCTATATTTGgctaatgaagaagaagaaaacaaaag GGAAGAGAAAAGTGCACAATCAATCATTAAATTTTGCGAGTACCAAAGGCTCTTTCAAGGGGCATGAGCTCCACGACAGTAGTACATATCCAGATTTACCGATTTTCGATCTAAGCTGCATAGCTGATGCCACTGAAAATTTCTCTCCGACCAACAAACTTGGGCAAGGTGGTTTTGGCTCTGTATTTAAG GGCCAATTATCTAATGGAAAACATATAGCTGTAAAAAGGCTGTCCAAGAGTTCTAGACAAGGAATAGAAGAATTCAAAAATGAAGTTATGTTGATTGCAAAACTTCAACACAGGAATCTTGTCAAATTGTTAGGCTGTTGCATTGAAGAGGATGAAACAATGCTTATATATGAATACATGCCCAACAAAAGTTTAGACtctattatttttg ATCATACAAGAGCATCATTCCTAAATTGGAAGAAACGCTTTGAAATCATCCTTGGGATTGCTCGAGGAATTTTGTACCTTCACCAAGACTCAAGACTAAAAATAATCCATAGGGATCTTAAAGCCAGCAATGTTCTTCTAGATGCCGAGATGAATCCCAAGATTTCAGATTTTGGCATGGCTCGTATATTCAAAGAGGACCAAACTCAATATAAGACAACCAGAGTTGTCGGAACATA TGGTTACATGTCACCAGAGTATGTAGTATATGgacaattttcaacaaaatcagatgtttttagttttggtgtCATATTATTGGAGATTGTGAGTGGCAAGAAGAATTGTGATTCTTATCAGGAGCATCATTCCCAAAATTTGATTGGACAT GTTTGGGAACTATGGAGAGAAGATAGAGCTTTGGATATAGTTGATTCATCGATAAAGGAGTCATATGTTTCCGATGAAGTTTTGAGATGCATTCAG ACCTTCCAAAAAATTGGACTTAGTCACAAGAGGAGCTTCTTGTTCTATAAATGA
- the LOC142634426 gene encoding G-type lectin S-receptor-like serine/threonine-protein kinase RKS1 isoform X1 yields the protein MFNSLILIILFFKFCTSLDTLTTNQSIKDGQSLISKHNNFALGFFSPGNSSYKYLGIWYVKVTPQTVVWVANRNDPIIDSSGVLSINHYGDLVLHDSNNRLPLWSTNVSVQDQVTTSSVAQLHDSGNLVLVQDNNKKELWQSFDHPTDTLLPNMKFGLHLMTGINTFLTSWKSKDDPGTGNYSLKMNPNGSPQSFLYNGSTPYWRTSPWPWPSTPTTEKYNFVNNQDEISFSYSVDDPSIMTRVVLDSTGLLQKLVWDDGVHQWKEQWSAPKYRCEKYGRCGSYSKCSPDNINRFECMCLPGYEPKSHRDWDLRDASNGCVRKHLELSVCGNGEGFVKVERLKLPDSSFNVARIGMGTGSSECEQACLMNCSCTAFTTMNIDGKGTSCLAWYGELMDILEYTGEGSDLNVRVDAIELAKYLRKSKGSLSKQRKLAIALVSIVVPMLPVSLVAYIWLMKKKKTKGKRKVHNQSLNFASTKGSFKGHELHDSSTYPDLPIFDLSCIADATENFSPTNKLGQGGFGSVFKGQLSNGKHIAVKRLSKSSRQGIEEFKNEVMLIAKLQHRNLVKLLGCCIEEDETMLIYEYMPNKSLDSIIFDHTRASFLNWKKRFEIILGIARGILYLHQDSRLKIIHRDLKASNVLLDAEMNPKISDFGMARIFKEDQTQYKTTRVVGTYGYMSPEYVVYGQFSTKSDVFSFGVILLEIVSGKKNCDSYQEHHSQNLIGHVWELWREDRALDIVDSSIKESYVSDEVLRCIQVGLLCVQEKVVDRPTMFAVNLMLSSETTLPSPKNPAFIFRRPSKKLDLVTRGASCSINEVTITKFEAR from the exons ATGTTCAACTCTTTGATTCTAATCATtctcttcttcaaattttgcaCTTCCCTTGACACCTTAACGACAAACCAATCCATCAAGGATGGCCAATCTTTGATTTCCAAACACAACAATTTTGCCTTAGGCTTCTTCAGCCCTGGCAACTCTAGCTACAAGTATCTTGGCATTTGGTATGTCAAAGTGACACCACAAACTGTTGTGTGGGTTGCAAATAGGAACGATCCTATTATTGATTCTTCTGGAGTTCTCTCAATCAACCATTATGGAGATCTTGTCCTCCATGACAGTAATAACCGCCTACCACTTTGGTCTACAAATGTTTCTGTCCAAGACCAAGTGACAACCTCCTCAGTAGCTCAGCTTCATGATTCAGGAAACTTGGTATTAGTCCAGGACAATAACAAAAAGGAGTTGTGGCAAAGCTTTGACCATCCTACAGATACTCTGCTTCCAAACATGAAGTTTGGCTTGCATCTTATGACTGGGATAAACACGTTCCTAACATCTTGGAAGTCAAAAGATGACCCTGGAACTGGAAACTATAGCCTTAAGATGAATCCTAATGGCTCTCCACAATCGTTTTTGTACAACGGTTCAACCCCATATTGGAGAACAAGTCCTTGGCCATGGCCTAGTACGCCAACAACTGAAAAGTACAATTTTGTTAACAATCAAGATGAGATATCTTTCAGCTACTCTGTTGATGACCCTTCCATCATGACAAGAGTAGTGTTGGACAGCACTGGACTGCTTCAGAAACTTGTGTGGGATGATGGTGTTCATCAGTGGAAGGAACAATGGTCAGCACCTAAATACCGGTGTGAAAAGTATGGACGGTGTGGTTCATATAGTAAATGTAGTCCTGATAATATTAATAGGTTTGAGTGTATGTGTTTGCCAGGGTATGAGCCTAAGTCGCATAGAGATTGGGATCTCAGAGATGCTTCAAACGGGTGTGTGAGGAAGCACTTGGAGTTATCTGTGTGTGGGAATGGAGAAGGATTTGTGAAAGTGGAGCGTTTGAAGCTTCCCGATTCATCATTCAATGTAGCTCGGATAGGGATGGGTACGGGTAGCTCTGAATGTGAGCAGGCATGCTTGATGAATTGTTCTTGTACAGCTTTCACCACCATGAATATTGATGGGAAGGGAACCAGTTGCTTGGCATGGTATGGTGAATTAATGGACATTCTAGAGTACACAGGTGAAGGGTCAGATCTAAACGTTCGTGTGGATGCGATTGAGTTAG CGAAGTATCTAAGGAAATCCAAAGGCTCTCTTAGCAAGCAGAGGAAGCTGGCTATTGCATTAGTGTCTATTGTTGTGCCAATGTTACCGGTATCCTTAGTAGCCTATATTTGgctaatgaagaagaagaaaacaaaag GGAAGAGAAAAGTGCACAATCAATCATTAAATTTTGCGAGTACCAAAGGCTCTTTCAAGGGGCATGAGCTCCACGACAGTAGTACATATCCAGATTTACCGATTTTCGATCTAAGCTGCATAGCTGATGCCACTGAAAATTTCTCTCCGACCAACAAACTTGGGCAAGGTGGTTTTGGCTCTGTATTTAAG GGCCAATTATCTAATGGAAAACATATAGCTGTAAAAAGGCTGTCCAAGAGTTCTAGACAAGGAATAGAAGAATTCAAAAATGAAGTTATGTTGATTGCAAAACTTCAACACAGGAATCTTGTCAAATTGTTAGGCTGTTGCATTGAAGAGGATGAAACAATGCTTATATATGAATACATGCCCAACAAAAGTTTAGACtctattatttttg ATCATACAAGAGCATCATTCCTAAATTGGAAGAAACGCTTTGAAATCATCCTTGGGATTGCTCGAGGAATTTTGTACCTTCACCAAGACTCAAGACTAAAAATAATCCATAGGGATCTTAAAGCCAGCAATGTTCTTCTAGATGCCGAGATGAATCCCAAGATTTCAGATTTTGGCATGGCTCGTATATTCAAAGAGGACCAAACTCAATATAAGACAACCAGAGTTGTCGGAACATA TGGTTACATGTCACCAGAGTATGTAGTATATGgacaattttcaacaaaatcagatgtttttagttttggtgtCATATTATTGGAGATTGTGAGTGGCAAGAAGAATTGTGATTCTTATCAGGAGCATCATTCCCAAAATTTGATTGGACAT GTTTGGGAACTATGGAGAGAAGATAGAGCTTTGGATATAGTTGATTCATCGATAAAGGAGTCATATGTTTCCGATGAAGTTTTGAGATGCATTCAGGTTGGTCTGTTATGTGTTCAAGAAAAAGTAGTGGATCGACCAACTATGTTTGCAGTTAATCTTATGCTGAGCAGTGAAACAACTCTTCCTTCTCCTAAAAATCCTGCCTTCATTTTCAGAAGACCTTCCAAAAAATTGGACTTAGTCACAAGAGGAGCTTCTTGTTCTATAAATGAAGTGACAATAACTAAATTTGAAGCTAGATAA
- the LOC142634426 gene encoding G-type lectin S-receptor-like serine/threonine-protein kinase RKS1 isoform X2, with product MFNSLILIILFFKFCTSLDTLTTNQSIKDGQSLISKHNNFALGFFSPGNSSYKYLGIWYVKVTPQTVVWVANRNDPIIDSSGVLSINHYGDLVLHDSNNRLPLWSTNVSVQDQVTTSSVAQLHDSGNLVLVQDNNKKELWQSFDHPTDTLLPNMKFGLHLMTGINTFLTSWKSKDDPGTGNYSLKMNPNGSPQSFLYNGSTPYWRTSPWPWPSTPTTEKYNFVNNQDEISFSYSVDDPSIMTRVVLDSTGLLQKLVWDDGVHQWKEQWSAPKYRCEKYGRCGSYSKCSPDNINRFECMCLPGYEPKSHRDWDLRDASNGCVRKHLELSVCGNGEGFVKVERLKLPDSSFNVARIGMGTGSSECEQACLMNCSCTAFTTMNIDGKGTSCLAWYGELMDILEYTGEGSDLNVRVDAIELAKYLRKSKGSLSKQRKLAIALVSIVVPMLPVSLVAYIWLMKKKKTKGKRKVHNQSLNFASTKGSFKGHELHDSSTYPDLPIFDLSCIADATENFSPTNKLGQGGFGSVFKGQLSNGKHIAVKRLSKSSRQGIEEFKNEVMLIAKLQHRNLVKLLGCCIEEDETMLIYEYMPNKSLDSIIFDHTRASFLNWKKRFEIILGIARGILYLHQDSRLKIIHRDLKASNVLLDAEMNPKISDFGMARIFKEDQTQYKTTRVVGTYGYMSPEYVVYGQFSTKSDVFSFGVILLEIVSGKKNCDSYQEHHSQNLIGHVWELWREDRALDIVDSSIKESYVSDEVLRCIQKTFQKIGLSHKRSFLFYK from the exons ATGTTCAACTCTTTGATTCTAATCATtctcttcttcaaattttgcaCTTCCCTTGACACCTTAACGACAAACCAATCCATCAAGGATGGCCAATCTTTGATTTCCAAACACAACAATTTTGCCTTAGGCTTCTTCAGCCCTGGCAACTCTAGCTACAAGTATCTTGGCATTTGGTATGTCAAAGTGACACCACAAACTGTTGTGTGGGTTGCAAATAGGAACGATCCTATTATTGATTCTTCTGGAGTTCTCTCAATCAACCATTATGGAGATCTTGTCCTCCATGACAGTAATAACCGCCTACCACTTTGGTCTACAAATGTTTCTGTCCAAGACCAAGTGACAACCTCCTCAGTAGCTCAGCTTCATGATTCAGGAAACTTGGTATTAGTCCAGGACAATAACAAAAAGGAGTTGTGGCAAAGCTTTGACCATCCTACAGATACTCTGCTTCCAAACATGAAGTTTGGCTTGCATCTTATGACTGGGATAAACACGTTCCTAACATCTTGGAAGTCAAAAGATGACCCTGGAACTGGAAACTATAGCCTTAAGATGAATCCTAATGGCTCTCCACAATCGTTTTTGTACAACGGTTCAACCCCATATTGGAGAACAAGTCCTTGGCCATGGCCTAGTACGCCAACAACTGAAAAGTACAATTTTGTTAACAATCAAGATGAGATATCTTTCAGCTACTCTGTTGATGACCCTTCCATCATGACAAGAGTAGTGTTGGACAGCACTGGACTGCTTCAGAAACTTGTGTGGGATGATGGTGTTCATCAGTGGAAGGAACAATGGTCAGCACCTAAATACCGGTGTGAAAAGTATGGACGGTGTGGTTCATATAGTAAATGTAGTCCTGATAATATTAATAGGTTTGAGTGTATGTGTTTGCCAGGGTATGAGCCTAAGTCGCATAGAGATTGGGATCTCAGAGATGCTTCAAACGGGTGTGTGAGGAAGCACTTGGAGTTATCTGTGTGTGGGAATGGAGAAGGATTTGTGAAAGTGGAGCGTTTGAAGCTTCCCGATTCATCATTCAATGTAGCTCGGATAGGGATGGGTACGGGTAGCTCTGAATGTGAGCAGGCATGCTTGATGAATTGTTCTTGTACAGCTTTCACCACCATGAATATTGATGGGAAGGGAACCAGTTGCTTGGCATGGTATGGTGAATTAATGGACATTCTAGAGTACACAGGTGAAGGGTCAGATCTAAACGTTCGTGTGGATGCGATTGAGTTAG CGAAGTATCTAAGGAAATCCAAAGGCTCTCTTAGCAAGCAGAGGAAGCTGGCTATTGCATTAGTGTCTATTGTTGTGCCAATGTTACCGGTATCCTTAGTAGCCTATATTTGgctaatgaagaagaagaaaacaaaag GGAAGAGAAAAGTGCACAATCAATCATTAAATTTTGCGAGTACCAAAGGCTCTTTCAAGGGGCATGAGCTCCACGACAGTAGTACATATCCAGATTTACCGATTTTCGATCTAAGCTGCATAGCTGATGCCACTGAAAATTTCTCTCCGACCAACAAACTTGGGCAAGGTGGTTTTGGCTCTGTATTTAAG GGCCAATTATCTAATGGAAAACATATAGCTGTAAAAAGGCTGTCCAAGAGTTCTAGACAAGGAATAGAAGAATTCAAAAATGAAGTTATGTTGATTGCAAAACTTCAACACAGGAATCTTGTCAAATTGTTAGGCTGTTGCATTGAAGAGGATGAAACAATGCTTATATATGAATACATGCCCAACAAAAGTTTAGACtctattatttttg ATCATACAAGAGCATCATTCCTAAATTGGAAGAAACGCTTTGAAATCATCCTTGGGATTGCTCGAGGAATTTTGTACCTTCACCAAGACTCAAGACTAAAAATAATCCATAGGGATCTTAAAGCCAGCAATGTTCTTCTAGATGCCGAGATGAATCCCAAGATTTCAGATTTTGGCATGGCTCGTATATTCAAAGAGGACCAAACTCAATATAAGACAACCAGAGTTGTCGGAACATA TGGTTACATGTCACCAGAGTATGTAGTATATGgacaattttcaacaaaatcagatgtttttagttttggtgtCATATTATTGGAGATTGTGAGTGGCAAGAAGAATTGTGATTCTTATCAGGAGCATCATTCCCAAAATTTGATTGGACAT GTTTGGGAACTATGGAGAGAAGATAGAGCTTTGGATATAGTTGATTCATCGATAAAGGAGTCATATGTTTCCGATGAAGTTTTGAGATGCATTCAG AAGACCTTCCAAAAAATTGGACTTAGTCACAAGAGGAGCTTCTTGTTCTATAAATGA